From a region of the Spelaeicoccus albus genome:
- the ctaD gene encoding cytochrome c oxidase subunit I has translation MAYSTTSSTFDGTQLTPRRKGSIVASWVTSTDHKVIGYLYLITSFVFFLLGGLMALLMRSELWEPGMQVLSTKEQYNQMFTMHGTIMLLLFATPLFSGFANVIMPLQIGAPDVAFPRLNALGYWLYLFGGLMTVGGFLTPQGAASFGWFAYTPLSSTTYSPGFGGDLWVFGLALSGFGTILSSVNFITTIMCMRAPGMTMFRMPIFTWNVLLTGLLVMMAFPVLASALLALGADRKFGAHVFDPANGGPILWQHLFWFFGHPEVYIIAIPFFGIVSEIFPVFSRKPLFGYKGLIFATIAISALSVSVWAHHMYVTGAVLLPFFAFMSMLIAIPTGLKIFNWIGTMMKGSLTFETPMLWSLGFLVTFTFGGLTGVILSSPPLDFQLSDTYFVVAHFHYVVFGTVVFAMFAGFYFWWPKFTGKMLNETLGKIHFWMLFIGFHATFLIQHWLGVKGMPRRYADYLPQDHFQWMNDVSTIGSFLLGASMIPFFWNVFRTTRKAKQVTVDDPWGYGGSLEWATSCPPPRHNFTTLPRIRSERPAFDLHHPESIPYDWRPSFAAVGASDKLGADDDGGPAKGP, from the coding sequence ATGGCTTATTCGACGACATCGTCGACGTTCGACGGTACTCAATTAACACCCCGCCGCAAGGGCAGCATTGTTGCCTCGTGGGTCACGTCGACGGATCACAAGGTGATCGGCTATTTGTACCTGATCACGTCGTTCGTGTTCTTCCTGCTCGGCGGCCTGATGGCCCTGTTGATGCGCTCGGAGCTCTGGGAGCCGGGCATGCAGGTGCTGTCGACCAAAGAGCAGTACAACCAAATGTTCACCATGCACGGCACGATCATGCTGCTGCTGTTTGCCACTCCCCTCTTTTCGGGGTTCGCGAACGTCATCATGCCGTTGCAGATCGGTGCGCCGGACGTCGCATTCCCCCGGCTGAACGCGCTGGGATATTGGCTCTACCTGTTCGGCGGGCTGATGACGGTCGGCGGGTTCCTCACCCCGCAAGGCGCCGCATCGTTCGGCTGGTTCGCGTACACCCCGCTTTCCTCAACGACGTATTCGCCGGGCTTCGGCGGGGACCTCTGGGTCTTCGGGCTCGCGTTGTCCGGCTTCGGCACCATCCTCAGCTCGGTCAACTTCATCACGACAATCATGTGCATGCGCGCACCCGGCATGACGATGTTCCGGATGCCGATCTTCACCTGGAACGTCCTCTTGACGGGCCTGTTGGTGATGATGGCATTCCCGGTATTGGCTTCCGCCCTGTTGGCGCTCGGCGCGGACCGGAAGTTCGGCGCCCACGTCTTCGATCCCGCCAACGGTGGCCCCATCCTCTGGCAGCACTTGTTCTGGTTCTTCGGCCACCCCGAGGTCTACATCATTGCCATCCCGTTCTTCGGGATCGTGTCCGAGATCTTCCCGGTGTTCAGCCGCAAACCGCTCTTCGGGTACAAGGGCTTGATCTTTGCCACTATCGCCATTTCGGCTTTGTCGGTGTCGGTGTGGGCACACCATATGTACGTCACCGGCGCCGTCCTGCTACCGTTCTTCGCCTTCATGTCGATGCTGATCGCCATTCCGACCGGCCTGAAGATCTTCAACTGGATCGGCACCATGATGAAGGGGTCTCTGACCTTCGAGACCCCGATGCTCTGGTCGCTCGGATTCCTCGTGACCTTCACGTTCGGCGGCCTGACGGGTGTGATCTTGTCCAGCCCGCCACTGGACTTCCAGCTCTCGGACACCTATTTCGTCGTCGCGCACTTCCACTACGTCGTCTTCGGCACCGTCGTGTTCGCCATGTTCGCCGGGTTCTACTTCTGGTGGCCGAAATTCACGGGCAAGATGCTCAACGAAACCTTGGGCAAGATCCACTTCTGGATGCTGTTCATCGGCTTCCATGCCACGTTCTTGATCCAGCACTGGCTGGGCGTGAAGGGCATGCCGCGCCGGTACGCCGACTATCTGCCGCAAGATCATTTCCAGTGGATGAACGATGTGTCGACAATCGGGTCGTTCCTGCTGGGCGCGTCCATGATCCCGTTCTTCTGGAACGTGTTCCGCACGACCAGAAAAGCGAAGCAGGTCACCGTCGACGACCCGTGGGGCTACGGCGGTTCGCTCGAATGGGCAACGTCCTGCCCGCCGCCGCGGCACAACTTCACCACCTTGCCGCGCATCCGCTCCGAACGCCCGGCGTTCGACCTCCATCATCCCGAATCCATTCCCTACGACTGGCGGCCGTCATTCGCGGCCGTCGGTGCTTCGGACAAGTTGGGGGCCGATGACGACGGCGGGCCGGCCAAGGGGCCCTGA
- a CDS encoding GlcG/HbpS family heme-binding protein, with the protein MSALTLADARRVIEAGENRATEIGQPQNVAVVDTGGNLVAHVRMDGAWIGSVDISINKAWTARAFNISTKELADNAQPSDQFYGIHASNSGRVMIFAGGIPLTRDDEVIGAVGVSGGSGDQDQTVAEAAAGAL; encoded by the coding sequence ATGTCCGCATTAACCCTGGCCGACGCGCGCCGCGTGATCGAGGCCGGAGAGAACAGGGCTACCGAAATCGGCCAACCGCAGAACGTGGCAGTCGTCGACACGGGCGGCAACCTCGTCGCTCACGTCCGGATGGACGGGGCGTGGATCGGCAGCGTCGATATCAGCATCAACAAGGCATGGACGGCGCGCGCCTTCAATATTTCCACTAAGGAATTGGCCGACAACGCGCAACCGTCCGACCAGTTCTACGGCATCCATGCCAGCAACAGCGGCAGGGTGATGATCTTTGCCGGCGGAATTCCGTTGACGCGCGACGACGAGGTGATCGGCGCAGTCGGCGTCAGCGGCGGCTCCGGTGACCAAGACCAGACCGTGGCCGAAGCCGCGGCCGGCGCTCTATAA
- a CDS encoding ABC transporter permease: MSHAVTAKDAKGVNFARLVRSEYIKLRTLRSTWVLLIVTVVILVGISALFAFAGHQSAGSKGAIPESTLHTAPVTGLTFGQLIVASFGAVMIGGEYASGMIRSTMTAAPKRLSALLAKVLVLAVTALVLGIVAGVAGWAVAQPILASKNLDFAFTTDGVPGIIAGLGLYLMCAALMGMAIGFLLRNSAGAIVTTLALLLIVPIIFQLIPLDAINNMSPYLPSQAGQEMTQISTSGDKFNQWQGGLIMGAWAFVLLVAASIRLKSSDV; this comes from the coding sequence ATGAGCCACGCAGTGACGGCCAAGGACGCCAAGGGCGTCAATTTCGCTCGCCTTGTCCGCTCGGAATACATCAAACTGCGCACCTTGCGTTCGACGTGGGTCCTGCTCATCGTCACGGTCGTCATCCTGGTCGGCATCAGCGCACTTTTCGCGTTCGCCGGGCATCAATCCGCCGGGTCGAAGGGCGCCATTCCCGAGTCGACGTTGCACACCGCACCGGTTACCGGGCTGACGTTCGGCCAACTGATCGTCGCGTCGTTCGGCGCTGTCATGATCGGCGGCGAATATGCGTCGGGCATGATTCGGTCAACCATGACGGCCGCGCCAAAACGCCTATCGGCTTTACTGGCCAAGGTATTGGTGCTCGCCGTCACGGCGCTGGTGCTCGGCATCGTTGCCGGGGTTGCCGGGTGGGCGGTCGCCCAGCCGATTCTCGCCTCCAAGAACCTTGACTTTGCCTTCACGACCGACGGCGTTCCCGGCATCATCGCCGGACTCGGACTCTACTTGATGTGCGCGGCACTGATGGGCATGGCCATCGGATTCCTCTTGCGCAATTCGGCCGGCGCCATTGTCACGACCCTGGCCTTGCTATTGATCGTGCCGATCATCTTCCAACTCATTCCGCTGGATGCCATCAACAACATGTCGCCGTATCTACCGAGCCAAGCCGGGCAAGAAATGACGCAGATCAGCACGTCCGGCGACAAGTTCAACCAATGGCAGGGCGGACTCATCATGGGGGCATGGGCTTTCGTCTTGCTCGTTGCCGCGTCGATTCGGTTGAAGTCCAGCGACGTCTGA
- a CDS encoding ABC transporter ATP-binding protein, producing the protein MIQANGLSKRYGSKTAVNDISFTVHPGSVTGFLGPNGAGKSTTMRMIVGLDRPTGGDVTVGGKHYRDHRAPLREVGALLEAKAVHPGRSAFQHLHALAATHGIPRRRVKEVIDMAGLGPVAKKRVGGFSLGMGQRLGIAAAMLGDPRTVILDEPVNGLDPDGVLWVRNFVRELAADGRTVFLSSHLMSEMTQTADHVIVIGRGKILADDPIDAVINRQQKDNTLVRTDQPGELQAVLGDGATTDSEPNLLHVSGVDPRRIAQVALDNRILIYELTPQRASLEEAYMGLTRDDVEYQSHGVVTGADGGPEAGTKSAKKSKAAKRSARKAQGGGE; encoded by the coding sequence ATGATTCAGGCCAACGGCCTTAGTAAACGTTACGGCTCGAAGACCGCCGTGAATGATATTTCGTTCACCGTGCATCCGGGCTCCGTCACGGGCTTTCTGGGCCCGAACGGGGCCGGTAAATCCACAACGATGCGGATGATCGTAGGGCTCGACCGTCCGACCGGCGGCGACGTAACGGTCGGTGGCAAGCACTACCGCGATCACCGGGCCCCGCTCCGCGAGGTCGGCGCGTTGTTGGAGGCCAAGGCCGTGCATCCGGGGCGCAGCGCATTTCAGCACCTGCACGCGCTAGCCGCCACGCACGGGATTCCACGCCGCCGGGTCAAAGAGGTCATCGACATGGCCGGCCTCGGCCCGGTCGCCAAGAAGCGCGTCGGCGGTTTTTCTCTCGGAATGGGGCAACGGCTCGGTATCGCGGCGGCCATGCTCGGCGATCCGCGCACCGTCATTCTGGACGAGCCGGTGAACGGTCTTGACCCGGACGGCGTACTGTGGGTGCGTAATTTCGTCCGCGAGCTTGCGGCCGACGGGCGCACGGTGTTCTTGTCGTCGCATTTGATGAGTGAGATGACGCAGACCGCCGATCACGTGATAGTGATCGGCCGCGGGAAGATCCTTGCCGACGACCCCATTGACGCCGTCATCAACAGGCAGCAAAAGGACAACACGTTGGTGCGAACCGATCAGCCCGGCGAGTTGCAAGCGGTTCTCGGAGACGGAGCGACAACCGATTCCGAGCCGAATCTGTTACACGTGTCCGGCGTCGATCCGCGACGGATCGCCCAGGTCGCACTCGACAATCGGATTCTCATCTACGAGCTCACGCCGCAGCGGGCTTCGCTCGAGGAAGCCTATATGGGTCTCACGCGGGACGACGTGGAATACCAGTCGCATGGTGTGGTCACCGGCGCGGACGGCGGCCCGGAAGCCGGCACGAAATCCGCCAAGAAGTCAAAGGCTGCCAAGCGGTCGGCCCGCAAAGCACAAGGAGGCGGCGAATGA
- a CDS encoding DUF2269 family protein produces the protein MNTLFDVLHVVLAVFIVGPMAILPMTAMRSIRAGQGGQVATLAKSTFIFSLLSILVVILGFGLLGMSDPQYGLSVTTGWVMTSLIAWLIAILLNLLVVVPAMRKAAAALQPAGEAGAPAQSKGYPQIAAFSGISTLLLVLVVVLMVWKP, from the coding sequence ATGAATACATTGTTTGACGTCCTGCACGTCGTCCTCGCCGTCTTCATCGTCGGTCCGATGGCGATCCTGCCCATGACTGCCATGCGGTCGATCCGCGCCGGCCAGGGCGGACAGGTCGCGACACTGGCGAAGTCAACGTTCATCTTTTCGCTGCTGTCGATTTTGGTCGTCATCTTGGGCTTCGGCCTCCTTGGAATGAGCGATCCCCAATACGGCCTTTCAGTGACCACCGGCTGGGTGATGACGTCGCTCATCGCCTGGCTCATCGCCATCTTGCTCAACCTGCTCGTCGTCGTGCCGGCCATGCGCAAGGCAGCCGCGGCGCTACAGCCCGCCGGCGAGGCCGGTGCGCCCGCGCAAAGCAAGGGTTACCCGCAGATCGCCGCATTTTCCGGTATCTCAACGCTGTTACTGGTTCTCGTCGTCGTCTTGATGGTCTGGAAGCCGTAA
- a CDS encoding fructosamine kinase family protein: protein MAETFTKREPGADPDFFAAQAAGLRWLADAGGVHIVGVRDVGSESIELERVREVGPDIESARRFGRDLAVMHAAGAASFGAPPPGYSGTNFIGSLAQPCKPEASWGVFYARQRVLPFVDMAVEAGNLRPDAADDVRRACDLIESGEFDDGESPARLHGDIWAGNVLWTPEGVVLIDPAAHGGHRETDLAMLALFGCPYLDDILEAYDKESPLRDGWRERIPLHQLHPLAVHAAGHGPSYGAALHDSALAVLRARRSS, encoded by the coding sequence ATGGCTGAGACATTCACGAAACGCGAACCCGGCGCCGACCCGGACTTTTTCGCCGCGCAGGCTGCAGGTCTCCGGTGGCTCGCGGACGCCGGGGGAGTGCACATCGTCGGCGTCCGGGATGTTGGCTCCGAGAGCATCGAACTCGAGCGTGTGCGCGAGGTGGGACCGGACATCGAGTCGGCACGCCGATTCGGCCGGGACCTCGCCGTCATGCATGCCGCCGGTGCCGCGTCGTTCGGCGCCCCGCCGCCCGGATATTCCGGCACGAATTTCATCGGCTCGTTGGCACAGCCCTGCAAACCCGAAGCGTCGTGGGGAGTCTTCTATGCGCGTCAGCGGGTGCTGCCCTTCGTCGATATGGCAGTGGAGGCCGGCAATTTGCGGCCCGATGCGGCGGACGACGTGCGACGGGCATGCGATCTGATCGAATCCGGCGAATTCGACGACGGCGAATCGCCTGCACGATTGCACGGCGATATATGGGCCGGAAACGTGCTGTGGACACCGGAGGGCGTCGTGCTGATCGATCCTGCCGCGCACGGCGGTCACCGCGAGACGGACCTGGCCATGCTCGCGCTCTTCGGGTGCCCGTACTTGGACGACATTCTCGAAGCTTATGACAAGGAGAGCCCGCTTCGGGACGGATGGCGGGAGCGAATCCCGTTGCATCAACTTCATCCGTTGGCGGTGCACGCCGCTGGGCACGGTCCGTCCTATGGCGCGGCGTTGCACGATAGCGCTTTGGCCGTCCTGAGAGCTCGCCGATCGAGTTGA
- a CDS encoding ACT domain-containing protein, with amino-acid sequence MSGESDLATLMATMSPQHRPGRFVFATVDTVPVDAEIFASVLEAEGLSVLVAEDDARRLGLPYSFVAGWITLQVHSALDAVGLTAAVSTALATAEISCNVIAGNYHDHLLVPIDRLDDALGVLRELTA; translated from the coding sequence GTGAGCGGAGAGTCGGATCTTGCGACACTGATGGCGACTATGTCGCCGCAGCACCGGCCGGGACGTTTTGTCTTTGCAACAGTCGACACCGTCCCAGTGGACGCCGAGATCTTTGCCAGCGTGCTTGAGGCCGAAGGACTGAGCGTGCTGGTCGCCGAGGACGACGCCCGGCGCTTAGGACTGCCCTATTCATTCGTGGCCGGCTGGATCACCTTGCAGGTGCACTCTGCCTTGGACGCGGTCGGGCTGACGGCAGCAGTGAGCACGGCCTTGGCCACAGCGGAAATCAGCTGCAACGTCATCGCAGGCAACTACCACGATCACCTGCTCGTACCGATTGATCGACTCGATGACGCTCTTGGCGTTCTCCGTGAACTCACCGCCTGA
- a CDS encoding GNAT family N-acetyltransferase: MTQLPLSLTKLTPDDVLELHDIYSDPGTWRHLPSGRHTDIAATRALVERSMTSQERYGLGQWAARLSTDVSDALPAGTLVGAGGVTMLDIEVWNLGYRLHPAAWGRGFATTLARAGLDAAHDKFPSIPVTARALSNNPASSAILDKLGLTLVWRGASEVTPDAAPTAGLERVIYADRAISESLLAEVIALG; this comes from the coding sequence GTGACTCAATTACCGTTGTCGCTGACGAAATTGACGCCGGACGACGTCCTCGAACTGCACGACATTTATTCCGACCCTGGCACATGGCGGCATCTGCCGTCCGGGCGCCATACGGACATCGCCGCCACTCGGGCGCTTGTCGAACGATCCATGACCAGCCAAGAACGCTATGGACTTGGACAGTGGGCAGCACGGCTCAGCACCGATGTGAGCGACGCCCTCCCCGCGGGTACTTTGGTCGGAGCCGGCGGCGTGACAATGCTCGATATCGAAGTCTGGAACCTTGGGTACCGACTGCATCCGGCCGCCTGGGGCCGCGGGTTCGCCACCACGTTGGCCCGTGCCGGACTCGACGCCGCACATGACAAGTTCCCGTCCATTCCCGTCACGGCTCGGGCGCTGAGCAATAATCCGGCTTCCTCGGCCATCCTGGATAAACTCGGGCTCACGCTCGTGTGGCGCGGCGCATCGGAAGTCACGCCGGACGCCGCGCCGACTGCCGGTCTCGAGCGCGTCATCTACGCCGACAGGGCGATTTCCGAGTCATTGCTGGCCGAGGTGATCGCCTTGGGATGA
- a CDS encoding phosphatase PAP2 family protein, whose amino-acid sequence MNTHLLLLINGWAGNNQLLDDVMLFCAQYLIYGVFALGGICGLILLFKRQWRQVIFLLLTLVVSFGLLRLANHLYIEARPFTTHHLTQLMTHESGQSFPSDHTTAGCAIAFALLFFSWYKKWGVLALIASVLVGFARIFCGVHYPLDIAGGIVTALVGALIVAIVAGLTRGAKRSRGRGRGRRTRSRHAAAA is encoded by the coding sequence ATGAATACGCATCTGCTGTTACTCATCAACGGCTGGGCAGGCAATAACCAGCTGCTAGACGACGTCATGCTGTTTTGCGCCCAATATCTCATCTATGGAGTATTCGCTCTCGGCGGGATCTGCGGCTTGATCCTGCTGTTCAAGCGCCAGTGGCGGCAGGTGATCTTCCTTCTTCTTACGCTCGTGGTCTCATTCGGACTCTTGCGGCTGGCGAATCATCTCTACATCGAGGCCAGACCGTTCACCACCCATCATCTGACTCAGTTGATGACTCACGAATCCGGCCAATCCTTCCCCAGCGACCACACGACCGCCGGCTGCGCGATCGCCTTCGCGCTCTTGTTCTTCAGCTGGTACAAGAAGTGGGGCGTGCTCGCACTGATCGCCTCCGTGCTTGTCGGTTTCGCGCGGATATTCTGCGGCGTGCACTATCCGCTCGACATTGCCGGCGGCATCGTGACGGCGCTCGTGGGAGCCCTCATCGTTGCAATCGTTGCCGGGCTGACCCGCGGAGCCAAACGAAGCAGAGGACGCGGTCGTGGGCGCCGCACGAGGTCCCGGCACGCGGCCGCCGCGTAG
- the wecB gene encoding non-hydrolyzing UDP-N-acetylglucosamine 2-epimerase has protein sequence MPLIMPVYGTRPEAVKMAPLVAALRETAELDVFISLTGQHREMLDQVNELFGIVGDHDLNILSPRQTLSAITAKTLGGLAELFETVKPDAVVVQGDTGTSTAAAMAAFYEQIPVVHLEAGLRSGHRYSPFPEEINRKITTQIASLHLAPTASSRANLVHEGVPDDDIVVTGNTVIDALHEVVRRPADFTTPELAALARIDAPVLLVTTHRRENYGDAMSNIGRALRQLATERPELRVVFPAHRSPVMREAVLPHIDDLPNVTVVEPLDYREFTHLLAMSDVVLTDSGGVQEEAPSLGKPVLVMRDSTERPEAVEAGTVKLIGTASERIVREVAELFDDPRAYSAMSRAVNPYGDGLAAPRCSAAIAEYLGVGTRMPDFDHAME, from the coding sequence ATGCCGTTGATCATGCCGGTGTACGGCACCCGCCCCGAAGCTGTGAAGATGGCGCCGCTGGTGGCCGCGCTGAGGGAGACGGCGGAATTGGACGTTTTCATCAGTTTGACGGGCCAACATCGTGAAATGCTCGATCAGGTCAACGAGCTGTTTGGAATCGTTGGCGACCACGACCTCAATATCCTCTCGCCGAGGCAGACGCTGTCCGCGATCACTGCAAAGACCCTCGGGGGCCTGGCCGAGCTGTTCGAAACCGTGAAACCGGACGCAGTCGTCGTCCAAGGGGATACGGGTACGTCGACAGCGGCCGCGATGGCTGCGTTTTATGAGCAGATCCCCGTGGTGCACCTCGAGGCGGGCCTGCGATCGGGACACCGGTATTCGCCCTTCCCGGAAGAGATCAATCGCAAGATCACCACTCAGATCGCATCGCTTCATCTCGCGCCAACGGCGTCCAGCCGGGCGAATCTTGTGCATGAGGGGGTGCCGGACGACGACATCGTCGTCACGGGCAACACAGTCATCGACGCCTTGCACGAGGTCGTGCGCCGGCCCGCCGACTTTACGACCCCGGAGCTTGCGGCACTTGCCCGAATCGACGCGCCGGTGCTTCTCGTCACGACACACCGGCGCGAGAACTACGGCGATGCGATGTCGAACATCGGCCGGGCGCTGCGGCAGCTGGCCACCGAACGTCCGGAGCTACGCGTCGTGTTTCCCGCGCATCGCAGTCCGGTCATGCGCGAAGCGGTGCTGCCGCACATTGACGATCTACCCAATGTGACGGTGGTCGAACCACTCGACTACCGCGAATTCACGCATCTGCTGGCAATGAGCGACGTCGTGCTGACCGACTCCGGCGGTGTGCAGGAAGAAGCACCGTCATTGGGCAAACCAGTACTTGTGATGCGCGACAGCACCGAGCGGCCCGAAGCCGTCGAGGCCGGAACCGTCAAGCTGATCGGCACCGCGTCCGAGCGGATCGTGCGCGAAGTCGCCGAGCTCTTCGATGACCCCCGGGCGTACTCGGCCATGTCCCGGGCGGTCAACCCGTACGGCGACGGACTCGCCGCCCCGCGCTGCTCGGCGGCCATCGCCGAATACCTCGGAGTAGGGACGCGCATGCCGGACTTCGACCACGCGATGGAATGA
- a CDS encoding sensor histidine kinase translates to MTSFFKRYIDEFTAERASTSATAQQLPFAVTFAIAVAAIAVFRTHTFLEIEFVAGVVIVVAVTILAFVITWPRAATVIMIVPVADFLAIALCSDAAASEGLSLAILCFLPGLWLAILFRGKGAWLATALTMVALIVPDVIRLSPSDDAFVFVRHGLVCLVILAVCGVVVVMRRQLTIGRRHRREALAQSRASKNLLQAIVDSVDVGILAMDNDGNDMIFNRAQREIHAVVSPPENTDKTEAGHLIYDLDGETPLPVGDRAAARALRGESYSGMTMLIGPGTERERALSASARPLTGPDGEHIGTVVAFYDVTELVRTVQAGERFVLMVSHELRTPITSIIGYLDLLVDEAGGTNQAIDEYLAVINRGAERVLSLVDDLLLGARLDNGKLQLNPVPTDVAALIASSAESAEPRAASKNIEIVRRLEPMRPVAVDGARLSQVIDNLLSNAIKYTPAGGRITLSAKTNANNLIIEVADTGIGMTAEETANIFTAFYRAEAAVQRRIDGTGLGLVVSKEIVEQHGGFIAVSSTAGVGSAFRVTIPQLERP, encoded by the coding sequence ATGACATCGTTTTTCAAGCGGTACATCGACGAGTTCACGGCGGAGCGGGCTTCGACGAGCGCGACGGCGCAGCAATTGCCGTTCGCGGTCACTTTTGCCATCGCCGTTGCTGCGATAGCGGTCTTCCGCACTCATACCTTCCTCGAAATCGAATTCGTGGCCGGCGTCGTCATCGTCGTCGCCGTGACGATTCTGGCGTTTGTGATCACGTGGCCGCGAGCGGCGACGGTCATCATGATAGTGCCGGTGGCGGACTTTCTGGCTATTGCGCTGTGCAGCGATGCCGCGGCGTCCGAAGGCCTGTCACTGGCCATCTTGTGTTTTCTGCCGGGGCTATGGCTGGCCATCTTGTTCCGGGGCAAGGGCGCCTGGCTTGCCACGGCACTCACCATGGTCGCCTTGATCGTGCCCGATGTCATCCGCTTGTCGCCGAGCGACGACGCGTTCGTGTTTGTCCGACACGGACTCGTATGCCTGGTGATTCTGGCGGTGTGCGGCGTCGTCGTGGTCATGCGCCGGCAATTGACGATTGGACGCCGTCATCGTCGCGAAGCGCTGGCTCAATCGCGCGCCAGCAAGAACTTGCTGCAGGCCATCGTCGACAGCGTCGACGTCGGCATTCTGGCAATGGACAACGACGGCAACGACATGATTTTCAACCGCGCGCAACGCGAGATCCATGCCGTCGTGTCGCCGCCGGAGAACACCGATAAGACGGAGGCCGGCCACCTCATCTACGATCTCGACGGCGAAACGCCGTTGCCGGTTGGTGACCGCGCGGCCGCGCGCGCACTGCGGGGCGAGTCGTACAGCGGGATGACCATGCTGATCGGCCCCGGCACCGAGCGCGAGCGGGCACTGTCGGCGTCCGCGCGCCCCTTGACCGGTCCGGACGGCGAGCACATCGGCACCGTCGTGGCCTTCTACGATGTGACGGAATTGGTGCGTACGGTTCAGGCCGGCGAACGATTCGTGTTGATGGTCTCCCACGAGTTGCGCACGCCGATCACGTCGATCATCGGCTATCTGGACCTGCTCGTCGACGAGGCCGGCGGCACGAACCAGGCGATCGACGAGTATCTCGCCGTGATCAACAGGGGTGCCGAACGCGTGCTGTCCCTTGTCGACGATCTGCTTCTCGGCGCCCGGCTCGACAACGGCAAACTCCAGCTCAACCCGGTGCCGACGGACGTCGCCGCGTTGATCGCATCTTCTGCGGAATCAGCCGAACCGCGTGCTGCTTCCAAGAACATCGAGATCGTTCGCCGTCTCGAGCCGATGCGTCCCGTCGCCGTCGATGGTGCCCGGCTCAGCCAAGTGATCGACAATCTGCTTTCCAATGCCATCAAGTACACGCCGGCGGGCGGACGAATCACCCTGAGTGCCAAAACGAATGCGAATAACTTGATCATCGAGGTCGCCGACACCGGCATCGGCATGACCGCCGAAGAAACCGCCAATATCTTCACGGCGTTCTACCGCGCGGAGGCGGCAGTGCAGCGCCGCATCGATGGGACGGGGCTCGGCCTTGTCGTCAGCAAGGAGATCGTCGAACAGCATGGCGGATTCATTGCCGTGTCGTCGACGGCCGGCGTCGGGTCGGCATTCCGCGTGACGATTCCACAGCTGGAGCGGCCATGA